Proteins found in one Panicum hallii strain FIL2 chromosome 4, PHallii_v3.1, whole genome shotgun sequence genomic segment:
- the LOC112890085 gene encoding probable receptor-like serine/threonine-protein kinase At5g57670 gives MKPLYLRSSGSFKRLLLSIGGHRSPSKPPASPAADAGKEAQEPCPESPHRPAWRCFSYDEINRATGGFHEGNLVGRGGSSEVYRGELPDGRAVAVKRLMGASACERRERDFLAELGTVGHARHPNVCALLGCCVDRDLYLVFEFSRRGSVAANLHDEGSPAMGWAARRSIAVGTARGLEYLHKGCQRRIIHRDIKASNVLLTDDLQPQISDFGLAKWLPSEWTHRAIAPIEGTFGCLAPEYYTHGIVDEKTDVFAFGVFLLELMTGRKPVDGGHRSLLSWARPLLADGKIDALVDPRLGGDYDGEQARRVAFVASLCVRAPATWRPSMTEVLELLEGGEIQQERWAMPEAADEEGPRWFDDLDDDEDDEDKEFNTPSPSSSSSTTSN, from the exons ATGAAGCCGCTGTACCTGCGGAGCAGCGGCAGCTTCAAGAGGCTGCTGCTCTCAATCGGCGGACACCGGTCACCGTCCAAGCCGCCCGCGTCGCCCGCCGCCGACGCTGGTAAAGAAGCGCAGGAGCCGTGCCCGGAGTCCCCGCACAGGCCCGCGTGGCGGTGCTTCTCCTACGACGAGATCAACCGCGCGACCGGCGGGTTCCACGAGGGCAACCTGGTGGGCCGCGGCGGGTCCTCGGAGGTGTACCGCGGCGAGCTTCCCGACGGGCGCGCCGTGGCGGTGAAGCGCCTGATGGGGGCGTCGGCGTGCGAGCGGCGGGAGCGGGACTTCCTGGCGGAGCTGGGCACGGTGGGGCACGCGCGACACCCAAACGTGTGCGCCCTCCTGGGCTGCTGCGTCGACCGCGACCTCTACctcgtcttcgagttctcccgccGCGGCTCCGTCGCCGCCAACCTCCACG ACGAGGGGTCGCCGGCGATGGggtgggcggcgcggcgcagcaTTGCGGTGGGCACGGCGAGGGGGCTCGAGTACCTGCACAAGGGCTGCCAGAGGCGGATCATCCACCGGGACATCAAGGCCTCCAACGTCCTGCTCACCGACGACCTCCAGCCACAG ATTTCTGATTTCGGGCTCGCCAAGTGGCTGCCGTCGGAGTGGACGCACCGGGCGATCGCGCCCATCGAAGGCACCTTCGG GTGTTTGGCGCCGGAGTACTACACGCACGGCATCGTGGACGAGAAGACGGACGTGTTCGCGTTCGGCGTCTTCCTCCTGGAGCTCATGACCGGCCGGAAGCCGGTGGACGGCGGCCACCGGAGCCTCCTCAGCTGG GCCCGGCCGCTGCTGGCCGACGGCAAGATCGACGCCCTGGTGGATCCGAGGCTCGGCGGCGACTACGACGGCGAGCAGGCGAGGCGGGTGGCGTTCGTGGCGTCGCTGTGCGTCCGGGCGCCGGCGACGTGGCGGCCGTCCATGACCGAG GTGCTGGAGCTGTTGGAAGGCGGCGAGATCCAGCAGGAGCGGTGGGCGATGCCGGAGGCGGCGGACGAGGAGGGGCCGCGGTGGTTCGACgacctcgacgacgacgaggatgaCGAGGACAAGGAGTTCAACACCCCGTCCCCCTCTTCGTCTTCATCGACCACGAGCAATTAG
- the LOC112890882 gene encoding replication protein A 32 kDa subunit C-like, whose protein sequence is MASAASSYFAGPAIMPSQRAVAVPDNSAAAAAPSPAKSRDPRFSGCAPATVRHIARSFAAAAAAADGAGGGDPAISIDGVDATNVWVLGRVVSLVNMEAGVQFTLDDGTGKIALVRWITDQMDANEVAFVQNGVYLKVQVTLVGFKAKQQGFARSIRPVINFTEIVLHFIECMHLHLENVRPKMQGQLPRAVQTNASTHEMQAQVPHTVQTITPACTPFSGGVREHQVHFSSEVNQGRFPPSVQTNTSSHVPFSGGVREQQVHFTPRSNQFSAYPATGVQLNALQRMVLDVMQQPDILAHEDGVHVDEVARRLGMPRGQILVAAVQLVDLACLYSTIDDYHFKSVLNG, encoded by the exons ATGGCCTCCGCAGCTTCCTCCTACTTCGCCGGCCCGGCGATCATGCCGTCGCAGCGCGCGGTCGCGGTGCCCGACaactctgccgccgccgccgccccttccccgGCCAAG TCGCGCGACCCCCGCTTCTCCGGATGCGCGCCCGCCACCGTCCGCCACATCGCCCGCTCcttcgccgccgcggccgcggccgccgatgGTGCCGGCGGCGGTGACCCCGCCATCTCCATCGACGGCGTCGACGCCACCAAC GTTTGGGTTCTGGGGAGGGTGGTGAGCTTGGTGAACATGGAGGCTGGCGTGCAATTCACGCTCGACGACGGCACTGGGAAGATCGCCCTGGTGCGATG GATCACTGACCAGATGGATGCTAACGAGGTGGCTTTTGTCCA GAATGGAGTGTACCTCAAGGTTCAAGTCACTCTCGTAGGGTTTAAAGCTAAGCAGCAGGGTTTTGCTCGTTCTATCAG GCCTGTTATCAATTTCACTGAAATTGTGCTGCATTTCATTGAATGTATGCATTTGCATTTGGAAAATGTCCGGCCAAAG ATGCAAGGTCAACTCCCTCGCGCTGTTCAAACAAATGCATCTACTCATGAGATGCAAGCTCAAGTCCCTCACACAGTTCAAACAATTACACCTGCTTGTACACCTTTTTCTGGTGGAGTAAGAGAGCATCAAGTTCATTTTTCTTCTGAAGTAAACCAAGGGCGATTTCCTCCATCAGTTCAAACAAACACATCTAGTCATGTACCCTTTTCTGGTGGAGTGAGAGAACAGCAGGTTCATTTTACTCCTCGATCAAACCAA TTTTCAGCTTACCCAGCTACTGGTGTACAGCTGAATGCTCTGCAGAGAATGGTTTTGGATGTTATGCAACAACCAGATATACT CGCACATGAAGATGGAGTACATGTTGATGAAGTGGCGAGGAGACTTGGAATGCCAAGAGGACAAATTCT GGTCGCTGCCGTGCAGCTGGTCGACTTGGCCTGCCTTTATTCCACCATCGATGACTATCATTTCAAGTCTGTTTTAAATGGCTGA
- the LOC112890220 gene encoding cytoplasmic 60S subunit biogenesis factor REI1 homolog 1-like yields the protein MPTVTCNACNAGFDDEEQQRLHYRSEWHRYNLKRKVAGVPGVTEALFLARQAALAEGNKPASTPMLYSCALCGKEYRSSQAHAQHLNSRSHLMRASQEPNASIAGITIVKPLPERVPRRAPSALEEDENEDEEEEWVEVDPNEMELADESTSNMQVDEQSSKSDDVMDDLEELDISLCFMCDLKHDTIEDCMVHMHKKHGFFIPDSEYLKDPNGLLTYVGLKVKRDFICLYCNDRCQPFLSLEAVRKHMDAKGHCKLRYGDGGDDEDADLEDFYDYSSSYVDVEGKQLVAADDANSNFELGSGGSELVITNKSEKGTRVRTLGSREFIRYYRQKPRPSVATDRALALSLASSYKSMGLVTVQSKEQMVRLKVLRAMNRTGVDTMRTKIGMKSNVIRNLPKNCPY from the exons ATGCCGACGGTGACCTGCAACGCGTGCAACGCGGGGTTCGACGACGAGGAGCAGCAGCGGCTCCACTACCGCTCCGAGTGGCACCGCTACAACCTCAAGCGCAAG GTGGCTGGAGTTCCTGGTGTGACCGAAGCTCTGTTTTTGGCTAGACAAGCTGCTTTAGCTGAGGGGAACAAGCCTGCAAGCACCCCTATGCTATACAGCTGTGCTCTCTGTGGAAAGGAGTACAGGAGCTCCCAAGCTCATGCACAGCATCTTAACTCGCGATCACATCTTATGAGAGCCTCCCAGGAGCCCAATGCCTCAATTGCTGGAATTACGATAGTCAAGCCACTTCCTGAGCGAGTTCCACGTAGAGCTCCATCTGCACTGGAGGAGGATGAAAatgaagatgaggaggaagagtggGTTGAAGTTGACCCAAATGAAATGGAGTTGGCTGATGAGTCTACTTCAAACATGCAAGTAGATGAGCAGTCATCCAAATCAGATGATGTTATGGATGATCTTGAAGAGTTGGATATCTCGTTGTGTTTCATGTGTGATCTCAAGCATGACACAATAGAAGACTGCATGGTCCATATGCATAAGAAGCATGGTTTTTTCATACCTGACAGTGAATACTTGAAGGATCCCAATGGTCTTCTTACTTATGTTGGACTGAAG GTGAAGCGTGATTTTATCTGCCTCTACTGCAATGACAGATGCCAGCCCTTCCTAAGTCTAGAGGCTGTCAGGAAACACATGGATGCAAAGGGTCACTGCAAATTGCGGTATGGGGATGGTGGAGATGATGAAGATGCTGACCTCGAGGATTTCTATGATTACAGCAGCAG TTATGTTGATGTGGAAGGCAAGCAGTTGGTTGCTGCTGATGACGCTAACAGCAACTTTGAGCTGGGAAGCGGTGGGTCTGAGCTAGTAATAACGAACAAGAGTGAGAAAGGAACTCGTGTCAGAACTCTTGGTTCTAGGGAATTTATCCGCTACTACCGCCAGAAGCCACGGCCTTCTGTTGCGACAGATCGTGCTCTTGCACTTTCACTGGCTTCGAG CTACAAGAGCATGGGCCTGGTGACAGTTCAGTCTAAGGAGCAGATGGTAAGGCTGAAGGTTCTCCGGGCAATGAACAGGACTGGGGTCGATACGATGCGAACCAAGATTGGCATGAAGAGCAACGTGATCAGGAACCTCCCAAAGAACTGCCCATACTAG
- the LOC112889603 gene encoding cytoplasmic 60S subunit biogenesis factor REI1 homolog 1-like, giving the protein MATATCNACNVRFVDDDQKRLHYRSDWHRFNLKRKVAGVPGVTEALFSALQAALGEGGELTGAPILYGCALCGKEYRNSRAHAQHLSSRSHLMRASDEGPDSSIAGVTVVKLKPPAERRGPAAVEGKEERIEELADESTSDTRVDEDFSTKCGEEPEELDPLLCFMCDLKHDTVEDCMVHMHRKHGFFVPDSEYLKDPHGLLTYVGLKVKRDFICLYCNDRRQPFQSLEAVRKHMDAKGHCKLRYGDGGDDEDAELEDFYDYSRSYADVEGKQLIAAGDGNNDIELGIGGSELVITSKSGKGTRVRTLGSREFTRYYRQKPRPSAVTKCALALSLASCSYKSMDLVTVQSRDESF; this is encoded by the exons ATGGCGACGGCGACCTGCAACGCGTGCAACGTGAGGTTCGTCGACGACGACCAGAAGCGGCTCCACTACCGCTCCGACTGGCACCGCTTCAACCTCAAGCGCAAG GTGGCCGGAGTTCCTGGCGTGACCGAGGCTCTGTTCTCGGCTTTGCAAGCTGCGTTAGGGGAGGGGGGCGAGCTCACGGGCGCTCCGATCCTGTACGGCTGCGCTCTGTGCGGCAAGGAGTACAGGAACTCGAGAGCTCATGCCCAGCATCTCAGCTCGCGATCGCATCTGATGAGAGCCTCCGACGAGGGCCCCGATTCCTCCATTGCCGGAGTCACAGTCGTCAAGCTCAAGCCACCTGCCGAGCGCAGAGGCCCGGCTGCGGTGGAAGGGAAGGAGGAGAGGATCGAAGAGTTGGCCGATGAATCTACTTCAGACACACGAGTGGATGAGGATTTTTCGACCAAATGTGGTGAAGAACCTGAAGAGCTGGACCCCTTGCTCTGTTTCATGTGTGACCTCAAGCATGACACTGTAGAAGACTGCATGGTCCATATGCACAGGAAGCATGGGTTCTTCGTACCTGACAGTGAATACCTGAAGGATCCCCATGGTCTTCTTACTTATGTTGGACTGAAG GTGAAGCGGGATTTTATCTGCCTCTACTGCAATGACAGGCGCCAGCCCTTTCAGAGCCTGGAGGCTGTCAGGAAACACATGGATGCAAAGGGTCATTGCAAATTACGGTATGGAGATGGCGGAGACGATGAAGATGCCGAACTGGAGGATTTCTACGATTACAGCAGAAG TTATGCCGATGTCGAAGGTAAGCAGCTGATTGCTGCTGGTGATGGTAACAACGACATCGAGCTCGGAATTGGCGGGTCTGAGCTAGTAATCACAAGCAAGAGTGGTAAAGGAACTCGTGTGAGAACTCTTGGTTCGCGAGAATTTACCCGCTACTACCGCCAGAAACCACGGCCTTCTGCGGTGACAAAATGCGCCCTTGCACTCTCGCTGGCATCCTGCAG CTACAAGAGCATGGATCTGGTGACAGTTCAGTCTAGGGATGAAAGTTTCTGA
- the LOC112889604 gene encoding uncharacterized protein LOC112889604, protein MGSGNLLMKKVVRHSSFDLDIQLDKSWMEDVTCPICLDYPHNAVLLRCTSYEKGCRPFVCDTDQTRSNCLERFKGAYELPANVKVSSLAVPPLDSIIHIVPSNANNHPSCPLCRGDVIGWIVIGEARMHLNQKKRCCEEDCCSFVGNFNELQKHTQQKHPDSRPSEIDPARQVDWENFQQSSDIVDVLSTIHAQVPNGIVLGDYVIEYGDDDTGEDYEVFRRVRTNWWSCIFCKAFSRSSRSRRRARARERRGRRSGNQANLENFNLEVPAQSVELREIRFDEIDDEYIVTGAIPSIAAPGRMASFHYRDTRYGR, encoded by the exons ATGGGTTCAGGAAACCTGCTCATGAAGAAGGTGGTAAGGCACAGTTCTTTTGACCTGGACATACAGCTTGATAAGAGTTGGATGGAGGATGTTACTTGCCCTATCTGCCTTGATTACCCTCACAATGCAGTCCTACTGAGATGCACGTCTTATGAGAAAGGCTGCAGGCCATTTGTCTGTGATACAGACCAGACCCGCTCAAACTGCCTCGAGAGATTTAAGGGTGCATATGAGCTGCCTGCCAATGTGAAAGTTTCTTCGTTGGCTGTGCCTCCTCTCGATAGTATTATTCATATTGTGCCATCTAATGCAAACAACCACCCAAGCTGCCCTTTGTGTAGAGGTGATGTTATTGGATGGATTGTTATCGGTGAGGCTCGGATGCATCTTAACCAGAAGAAAAGGTGCTGTGAAGAGGATTGCTGTTCGTTTGTTGGTAACTTCAATGAGCTTCAGAAGCACACACAACAAAAGCATCCAGATTCACGCCCTTCAGAGATTGATCCTGCTAGGCAAGTTGATTGGGAGAACTTCCAGCAATCTTCTGATATCGTAGATGTGTTGAGCACAATACATGCACAAGTTCCCAATGGAATTGTTCTGGGAGATTATGTGATTGAGTATGGAGATGATGACACTGGAGAGGACTATGAAGTTTTCCGCAGGGTCAGGACAAACTGGTGGTCATGTATATTTTGCAAGGCATTTTCAAGGTCTTCAAGAAGCCGTAGAAGAGCAAGAGCGAGGGAAAGAAGAGGAAGGAGGAGTGGCAATCAGGCTAATCTGGAAAATTTCAATCTCGAGGTTCCAGCACAATCTGTTGAATTAAGGGAAATCAgatttgatgaaattgatgATGAATACATAGTAACAGGTGCTATTCCTAGTATCGCAGCACCTGGAAGAATGGCTAGTTTCCATTACAG AGATACAAGATATGGACGTTGA